A genomic stretch from Xiphophorus maculatus strain JP 163 A chromosome 16, X_maculatus-5.0-male, whole genome shotgun sequence includes:
- the glyr1 gene encoding putative oxidoreductase GLYR1 isoform X1, which produces MAAVHLRIGDLVWGKLGRYPPWPGKVVSPPKDLKKPRGKKCHFVKFFGTEDHAWIKVEQLKPYHPHKEEMIKINKGKRFQQAVDAVEDYLKKAKGKEQNSEGKGDSKGKKASNKPLKILEEDDEDLSALKDPSEKDLTDSDPEPSALERLGAGPGSGFKWESSPVKDDPHFHHFLLSQSEKPASSMEPISKRLKIIEEVTGSTSIQAADSTAINGSITPTDKRIGFLGLGLMGSGIVSNLLKMGHVVTVWNRTAEKCDLFIQEGARLGRTPAEVASMCDITFSCVSDPKAARDLVLGPSGVLQGIRPGKCYIEMSTVDPETITELSQVITSRGGRFLEAPVAGSQQLSNDGMLVILAAGDRTVYEDCSSCFQAMGKTSFFLGEAGNAARMMLILNMVQGSFMATIAEGLTLAQATGQSQQTFLDILCQGQMASTFVDQKCQNILQGNFKPDYYLKHIQKDLRLAISMGDMANHPTPMAAAANEVYKRAKALDQSDNDISAVYRAYIH; this is translated from the exons ATGGCGGCGGTGCATCTCAGGATCGGGGATCTGGTGTG GGGCAAGCTGGGCCGTTATCCCCCATGGCCAGGAAAG GTAGTAAGTCCCCCCAAGGACCTGAAAAAGCCCCGGGGCAAGAAATGCCACTTTGTGAAATTCTTTGGAACCGAAGACCA CGCCTGGATCAAAGTGGAACAGCTGAAGCCCTACCACCCCCACAAAGAGGAGATGATCAAGATTAATAAAGGGAAGCGTTTCCAGCAGGCCGTTGATGCCGTGGAGGACTACCTGAAGAAAGCCAAAGGAAAGGAACAG AACTCTGAGGGCAAAGGCGActctaaaggaaaaaaagcctCCAACAAGCCACTGAAAATTCTAGAGGAGGACGACGAGGACCTCAGTGCGCTGAAGGACCCCTCGGAAAAG GACTTAACTGACTCTGACCCCGAGCCGTCGGCTCTTGAGAGGCTGGGGGCCGGACCTGGTTCAGGATTCAAATGGGAAAGCAGT CCTGTCAAGGATGACCCACATTTCCATCACTTCCTGCTCAGTCAGTCCGAAAAG CCAGCCTCATCAATGGAACCGATTAGTAAGCGGCTGAAGATCATCGAGGAG gtcaCAGGTTCAACTTCTATCCAAGCAGCAGACAGCACAGCTATTAATGGCAGTATCACACCCACAGATAAAAG GATAGGCTTCCTGGGTCTCGGACTCATGGGTAGTGGCATCGTTTCCAACTTGTTGAAAATGGGCCATGTTGTCACTGTGTGGAATCGCACTGCAGAAAAG tgtgACCTGTTCATTCAGGAGGGGGCCAGGTTAGGCCGGACCCCTGCAGAGGTGGCCTCCATGTGTGACATCACTTTCTCGTGTGTGTCTGACCCCAAGGCTGCCCGGGAC TTGGTGTTGGGACCCAGTGGAGTTCTCCAGGGAATCAGGCCAGGCAAATGCTACATAGAGATGTCCACTGTAGATCCAGAGACCATCACAGAGCTCTCCCAG GTGATCACGTCACGGGGCGGCCGCTTCCTGGAGGCTCCGGTGGCAGGAAGCCAGCAGCTCTCCAACGATGGGATGCTGGTTATCCTGGCAGCTGGAGACAGAACGGTTTATGAggactgcagcagctgctttcaGGCCATGGGCAAGACCTCGTTCTTCCTCG GTGAAGCAGGCAACGCAGCGAGGATGATGCTCATCCTCAACATGGTCCAGGGCAGTTTCATGGCCACCATCGCAGAGGGGCTCACCCTGGCTCAGGCCACCGGCCAATCACAGCAGACCTTCCTGGACATCCTGTGCCAGGGCCAGATGGCGAGCACCTTTGTAGACCAGAAGTGTCAGA ATATCCTGCAAGGCAACTTTAAACCAGACTACTATTTGAAACACATTCAGAAGGACCTGAGGCTAGCCATCTCCATGGGCGACATGGCCAACCATCCAACTCCGATGGCTGCAGCAGCCAACGAG GTGTACAAGAGGGCTAAAGCACTGGACCAGTCAGACAACGACATTTCTGCCGTCTACAGAGCCTACATTCACTAG
- the glyr1 gene encoding putative oxidoreductase GLYR1 isoform X2: MAAVHLRIGDLVWGKLGRYPPWPGKVVSPPKDLKKPRGKKCHFVKFFGTEDHAWIKVEQLKPYHPHKEEMIKINKGKRFQQAVDAVEDYLKKAKGKEQNSEGKGDSKGKKASNKPLKILEEDDEDLSALKDPSEKPVKDDPHFHHFLLSQSEKPASSMEPISKRLKIIEEVTGSTSIQAADSTAINGSITPTDKRIGFLGLGLMGSGIVSNLLKMGHVVTVWNRTAEKCDLFIQEGARLGRTPAEVASMCDITFSCVSDPKAARDLVLGPSGVLQGIRPGKCYIEMSTVDPETITELSQVITSRGGRFLEAPVAGSQQLSNDGMLVILAAGDRTVYEDCSSCFQAMGKTSFFLGEAGNAARMMLILNMVQGSFMATIAEGLTLAQATGQSQQTFLDILCQGQMASTFVDQKCQNILQGNFKPDYYLKHIQKDLRLAISMGDMANHPTPMAAAANEVYKRAKALDQSDNDISAVYRAYIH, encoded by the exons ATGGCGGCGGTGCATCTCAGGATCGGGGATCTGGTGTG GGGCAAGCTGGGCCGTTATCCCCCATGGCCAGGAAAG GTAGTAAGTCCCCCCAAGGACCTGAAAAAGCCCCGGGGCAAGAAATGCCACTTTGTGAAATTCTTTGGAACCGAAGACCA CGCCTGGATCAAAGTGGAACAGCTGAAGCCCTACCACCCCCACAAAGAGGAGATGATCAAGATTAATAAAGGGAAGCGTTTCCAGCAGGCCGTTGATGCCGTGGAGGACTACCTGAAGAAAGCCAAAGGAAAGGAACAG AACTCTGAGGGCAAAGGCGActctaaaggaaaaaaagcctCCAACAAGCCACTGAAAATTCTAGAGGAGGACGACGAGGACCTCAGTGCGCTGAAGGACCCCTCGGAAAAG CCTGTCAAGGATGACCCACATTTCCATCACTTCCTGCTCAGTCAGTCCGAAAAG CCAGCCTCATCAATGGAACCGATTAGTAAGCGGCTGAAGATCATCGAGGAG gtcaCAGGTTCAACTTCTATCCAAGCAGCAGACAGCACAGCTATTAATGGCAGTATCACACCCACAGATAAAAG GATAGGCTTCCTGGGTCTCGGACTCATGGGTAGTGGCATCGTTTCCAACTTGTTGAAAATGGGCCATGTTGTCACTGTGTGGAATCGCACTGCAGAAAAG tgtgACCTGTTCATTCAGGAGGGGGCCAGGTTAGGCCGGACCCCTGCAGAGGTGGCCTCCATGTGTGACATCACTTTCTCGTGTGTGTCTGACCCCAAGGCTGCCCGGGAC TTGGTGTTGGGACCCAGTGGAGTTCTCCAGGGAATCAGGCCAGGCAAATGCTACATAGAGATGTCCACTGTAGATCCAGAGACCATCACAGAGCTCTCCCAG GTGATCACGTCACGGGGCGGCCGCTTCCTGGAGGCTCCGGTGGCAGGAAGCCAGCAGCTCTCCAACGATGGGATGCTGGTTATCCTGGCAGCTGGAGACAGAACGGTTTATGAggactgcagcagctgctttcaGGCCATGGGCAAGACCTCGTTCTTCCTCG GTGAAGCAGGCAACGCAGCGAGGATGATGCTCATCCTCAACATGGTCCAGGGCAGTTTCATGGCCACCATCGCAGAGGGGCTCACCCTGGCTCAGGCCACCGGCCAATCACAGCAGACCTTCCTGGACATCCTGTGCCAGGGCCAGATGGCGAGCACCTTTGTAGACCAGAAGTGTCAGA ATATCCTGCAAGGCAACTTTAAACCAGACTACTATTTGAAACACATTCAGAAGGACCTGAGGCTAGCCATCTCCATGGGCGACATGGCCAACCATCCAACTCCGATGGCTGCAGCAGCCAACGAG GTGTACAAGAGGGCTAAAGCACTGGACCAGTCAGACAACGACATTTCTGCCGTCTACAGAGCCTACATTCACTAG